From Candoia aspera isolate rCanAsp1 chromosome 4, rCanAsp1.hap2, whole genome shotgun sequence, a single genomic window includes:
- the TPPP2 gene encoding tubulin polymerization-promoting protein family member 2 gives MCSLSSTKSRGMSELEKAFRKFATYGDTAATGNDMTGKNFSKMLKECGVMDGKAVTSTDVDIVFNKVKAKGARNITFPEFQEAIKELSAKRFKGKSPDEALQAIHQLMEGKEPGNVGATKTVAAGAVDRLTDTSKYTGSHKERFDESGKGKGMAGRAETADNSGYVGAYKGAGTYDKSH, from the exons GAGGGATGTCAGAGCTGGAAAAAGCCTTCCGTAAATTTGCTACGTATGGAGACACAGCTGCCACAGGCAATGACATGACAGGCAAGAACTTCTCCAAGATGTTGAAGGAATGTGGTGTAATGGATGGCAAAGCTGTGACAAGCACTGACGTGGACATTGTCTTCAATAAAGTCAA GGCCAAGGGTGCTCGCAACATCACATTTCCAGAATTCCAAGAAGCGATAAAGGAGCTGAGTGCTAAACGCTTCAAAGGGAAGTCCCCTGATGAGGCTTTGCAGGCCATTCACCAGCTGATGGAGGGCAAGGAACCAGGCAACGTAGGGGCAACC AAAACCGTTGCAGCCGGTGCAGTAGACAGACTGACCGACACCAGCAAATATACAGGTTCTCACAAGGAACGCTTTGATGAAAGTGGCAAAGGCAAAGGGATGGCTGGGCGTGCAGAGACGGCTGACAACAGTGGCTATGTTGGGGCTTATAAGGGAGCTGGGACTTATGATAAGTCCCACTAG